GTTGCCGCTTCCCGTCCTGCTCGCCGGGTTCGCCCAGGCCGCCGAGCCCCTCGCCATCGACGTCTATCGCGACCCGAGCTGCGGCTGTTGCGAGGCCTGGATCGATCACCTGCAGGACAACGGTTTTACCGTGGCCGATCACGTGGTCAACGACATGACCTCGGTAAAGATGGAACACGGCATCCCGCACCGCCTCGGTTCCTGTCATACCGCCGTGATCGACGGCAAGTTCGTCGAAGGCCACGTTCCTGTCGCCGACATCCTCAAGCTGCGTGAGCAACCGGACCTGATTGGCGCGGCCGTACCCGGCATGCCGATCGGCTCGCCAGGCATGGAGATGGGCGAGCACAAGGACGCCTTCAAGGTGATCGGCGTCAGCAAGCACGGCGAGGAACGCGTGCTCTCCGAATACCCCGGCGACTGAGCCATCGTGCATCGGCGAATGCAGTGCGGTCCCCGCTGCAGCTTTTTCGCGCCAGGCGGGTCTTAACGGGAGGCAGTAACCGCTTCGGTGCTGCGCGCTCAACCCGTCAACCGTTCAGAGGGACACCCCATGCGCTGGAATCGAGCCCGACGCAGCGACAACGTAGTGGACGCCAGAGGCCGCAGCGGCATGCGCCTTGGCGGCGGACTGGGCCTGGGCGGCATCGCCATCGTGGTGATCATTGGCCTGCTCTCCGGCCAGGACCCGCTGCAGATCCTCGGCCAGCTGGCCAACCAGGGCGGGCCGGCCGTCTCCCAGCAAAGCCAGCGGCCGGCCGGCGATGACCCGCAGACGGAATTCGTCCGGGCGATCCTCGGCGACACCGAGGACACCTGGCGCGCGCTGTTTCGGCAAGCCGGCGCCGAATACCGCGATCCGACCCTGGTGCTGTTTCGCGGCGGTGTGAACTCGGCCTGCGGCTTCGCCAGTTCGGCGGTGGGCCCGTTCTACTGCCCGGGCGATCAGCAGGTCTATCTCGATCTGCAGTTCTTCGACGAGATGGCCCGGCGCTTCTCCGCCGCTGGCGACTTCGCCCAGGCCTATGTGATCGCCCATGAGGTCGGCCATCATGTGCAGACTTTGCTCGGCGTTTCCCAGCAGATACAGAGCGCCCGTCAGCGCGGTGCGAAGATGGAAGGTGACAATGGCCTGCTGGTCCGTCAGGAGCTACAGGCCGATTGCTTCGCCGGGGTCTGGGCCTACCACGCGCAGCGACGTCACGACTGGCTGGAAGAAGGCGATCTGGAAGAAGCCCTGAACGCCGCCAATGCCATCGGCGACGACAACCTGCAGCAACGCAGTCAGGGCCGCGTGGTGCCCGATGCCTTCACCCACGGCACCTCGGCGCAACGGGTACGCTGGTTCCGCGATGGCTTCGAGCATGGCGATCCGGTGCGCTGCGACACTTTCAAGGCGACGCGGCTTTAACAGATGGGCAATGGCGGGAAGTGGAGCTTCGCGGGCAGGCCGCTTGCAGGGTCATGCGGGGTTCAAACCGTAGTGCGGGCAGTGGTGCTGGGCAACACCAGATAACAGCCGGTTTTGTGCACACACCGCGCTCAGACCTCGCCCGAAGACAGCAGCCCGTGCAGCATCCGGCAATCCGGGGCATAG
This DNA window, taken from Pseudomonas sp. FeN3W, encodes the following:
- a CDS encoding DUF411 domain-containing protein yields the protein MRRLLLPLPVLLAGFAQAAEPLAIDVYRDPSCGCCEAWIDHLQDNGFTVADHVVNDMTSVKMEHGIPHRLGSCHTAVIDGKFVEGHVPVADILKLREQPDLIGAAVPGMPIGSPGMEMGEHKDAFKVIGVSKHGEERVLSEYPGD
- a CDS encoding neutral zinc metallopeptidase — protein: MRWNRARRSDNVVDARGRSGMRLGGGLGLGGIAIVVIIGLLSGQDPLQILGQLANQGGPAVSQQSQRPAGDDPQTEFVRAILGDTEDTWRALFRQAGAEYRDPTLVLFRGGVNSACGFASSAVGPFYCPGDQQVYLDLQFFDEMARRFSAAGDFAQAYVIAHEVGHHVQTLLGVSQQIQSARQRGAKMEGDNGLLVRQELQADCFAGVWAYHAQRRHDWLEEGDLEEALNAANAIGDDNLQQRSQGRVVPDAFTHGTSAQRVRWFRDGFEHGDPVRCDTFKATRL